In Geopsychrobacter electrodiphilus DSM 16401, a single window of DNA contains:
- a CDS encoding chemotaxis protein CheB, with product MQGAKTKPLINAERPPPLFPIVGIGTSAGGLEALELFLRHVPKECGIAFVVVQHLSPDHTGNLPELLQRFTSMKVQQVNGRTTVLPDCVYVIPPQ from the coding sequence ATGCAGGGTGCAAAAACGAAACCGCTCATCAATGCAGAAAGGCCACCTCCGCTCTTCCCCATCGTCGGCATAGGAACTTCTGCTGGCGGTCTGGAGGCGTTGGAACTGTTTTTACGTCATGTCCCCAAAGAGTGCGGCATTGCTTTTGTCGTGGTTCAGCACCTCTCCCCTGATCACACCGGCAATCTTCCAGAACTCCTGCAACGCTTCACCAGCATGAAGGTCCAGCAGGTCAATGGCAGGACCACTGTGCTGCCTGACTGTGTTTATGTTATCCCCCCCCAATAA
- a CDS encoding FKBP-type peptidyl-prolyl cis-trans isomerase: MSVAVAGNKVKVHYTGTFDDGTTFDSSVGNDPLEFEVGGGQVIPGFEQAVVGMKIGESKTVRISEEKAYGPRKPEMVIESSLGQFEEGLTPEVGQQFQAELDDGQPVLLTVVEVEGDKIVLDANHPMAGKDLNFEIELVEIV, encoded by the coding sequence ATGTCAGTCGCAGTAGCAGGGAATAAAGTTAAGGTTCATTACACCGGGACTTTTGATGATGGGACAACCTTTGACAGTTCTGTCGGAAATGATCCTTTAGAATTTGAGGTCGGTGGTGGTCAGGTGATCCCTGGCTTTGAGCAGGCCGTTGTGGGGATGAAGATCGGCGAATCAAAGACGGTCCGAATCTCTGAGGAGAAGGCGTATGGCCCGCGCAAACCTGAGATGGTTATTGAGTCCAGCCTTGGTCAGTTTGAAGAAGGGCTCACCCCGGAAGTCGGCCAGCAATTTCAGGCGGAACTCGACGATGGCCAGCCAGTCCTGCTGACCGTGGTTGAAGTTGAAGGCGACAAAATTGTGCTGGATGCGAATCATCCGATGGCTGGTAAAGACCTAAACTTTGAGATCGAACTGGTTGAGATTGTTTGA
- a CDS encoding TetR/AcrR family transcriptional regulator: protein MTIEEVDKCHAVTQAALELIAVQGFHGTPISQIAKLAGVSVGSIYRYFADKDALIHAIHTQVEEKMHDALTTQLSVNLANRELFMQLIKTLVLHLYTNPLEFKFIEQYYNSPFGVEKMRKKFLEDADPCLCSDQDKPFFDLLCEERGKTIKNLPVSMIHALAFGPMIFLVRDLHSGFVALNDDLLQQFAASCWDAIKL, encoded by the coding sequence ATGACGATTGAAGAAGTTGACAAATGCCATGCGGTGACACAAGCAGCACTTGAGCTGATTGCCGTGCAAGGCTTTCATGGCACTCCAATTTCACAGATCGCCAAACTGGCCGGTGTCAGCGTCGGCAGCATCTACCGTTACTTCGCCGATAAGGATGCGTTGATTCACGCGATCCATACGCAGGTCGAAGAGAAGATGCACGATGCGCTGACTACCCAACTTTCCGTGAATCTGGCCAACCGCGAGCTTTTTATGCAACTGATAAAAACCCTGGTGCTCCACCTCTACACCAATCCCCTCGAGTTTAAATTTATTGAACAATATTATAATTCACCGTTCGGTGTTGAAAAGATGCGTAAAAAATTTCTGGAGGATGCGGATCCCTGCCTGTGCTCTGATCAGGACAAGCCTTTTTTCGATCTTCTCTGTGAGGAGCGTGGCAAGACGATCAAAAACCTGCCGGTGTCGATGATTCACGCGCTGGCCTTCGGTCCAATGATCTTTCTTGTGCGCGACCTGCACTCCGGATTCGTTGCGCTGAATGATGACCTGCTGCAGCAATTTGCAGCCAGTTGCTGGGACGCAATAAAACTTTAA